The following proteins come from a genomic window of Sesamum indicum cultivar Zhongzhi No. 13 linkage group LG10, S_indicum_v1.0, whole genome shotgun sequence:
- the LOC105172481 gene encoding uncharacterized protein LOC105172481 — MSRLSFRPRPLDFNKKLPIIKSIKDFEDDEVPTSTRNSQILRLAAEADNEVQQVPGRKTASEIPTPEFVVVDTYERDYSRTFIQPTSYLRARGARAEIGEFVEYDLDNEDEDWLQDFNKERKTLVAEKLETIIFKLEVLDHKARERAGVITPTLGSPIPVLLTFDAAVEALQALSIKYGVFQCIYNYWKGKRERWQKPILRRLQPPPPVNDTNPYNVFRPREKAHRLHTRRMQRRENNVQSFEKLRQVRRNLDQAKTILDALIKREEKKRELVESEVTLQRIQMKYKHETELLEDSLALPGLPSFPSKVGSSEEEFFDSDDVANSRPNSRLVVVQNPPFTESKLVMVPAGNARREARRRVPHSWLHKLDPTEPAMLFAKPLLPDKLAAAGIVPPSDPSTPNSTSARSLNFHGRIGRGGRIVFDRWNPLMHTPVDGGDTLYVPPKPRHLAHN; from the exons ATGAGTAGGCTCTCATTTAGGCCTCGGCCCCTTGACTTCAACAAAAAACTCCCAATTATAAAATCTATTAAAGACTTCGAGGATGATGAGGTCCCTACCTCCACTCGTAATTCTCAGATACTCCGTCTTGCTGCGGAGGCTGATAATGAG GTGCAACAAGTACCAGGCAGGAAAACTGCTTCAGAAATACCGACTCCCGAGTTTGTGGTTGTGGATACATATGAAAGGGACTATTCTCGTACCTTCATCCAACCGACATCTTACCTGCGCGCCAGGGGTG CTCGAGCCGAAATTGGAGAATTTGTTGAATATGATCTTGATAATGAGGATGAGGATTGGCTTCAAGACTtcaacaaagaaagaaaaactctTGTTGCTGAAAA ATTAGAGACAATTATTTTCAAGTTGGAGGTTTTAGATCATAAGGCTCGTGAAAGAGCAGGAGTTATTACCCCAACACTTGGCTCTCCTATTCCAGTGCTTTTAACCTTTGATGCTGCTGTTGAG GCATTACAAGCTCTTTCCATCAAATATGGAGTTTTccaatgtatttataattactggAAGGGAAAG CGTGAACGATGGCAGAAACCCATTCTTCGGCGTTTGCAG CCGCCACCACCAGTTAATGACACCAATCCGTACAATGTATTCAGGCCAAGGGAGAAAGCTCACAGGCTTCACACTAGAAGG ATGCAAAGGAGGGAAAATAATGTGCAATCATTTGAAAAGCTTCGTCAG GTCAGGCGCAACCTTGATCAGGCAAAGACCATCCTGGATGCTTTGATCAAG agagaagagaaaaaacgAGAACTCGTGGAAAGTGAGGTCACCCTCCAAAGAATTCAAATGAAGTACAAG CATGAAACTGAGCTTCTTGAGGATTCTTTGGCCTTACCTGGATTGCCATCCTTCCCGAGCAAGGTGGGTTCAAGTGAAGAGGAGTTCTTTGATTCTGATGATGTAGCAAACAGCCGTCCAAACAGTCGACTAGTTGTGGTGCAAAATCCTCCTTTCACAGAATCAAAGCTGGTGATGGTTCCTGCAGGGAATGCACGGCGAGAGGCCAGAAGGCGTGTTCCTCATAGTTGGCTTCATAAACTG GATCCTACAGAGCCGGCTATGCTGTTCGCAAAGCCATTACTTCCAGATAAATTAGCTGCTGCAGGGATCGTACCTCCATCGGATCCTTCAACACCCAACAGCACGTCTGCTCGCTCATTAAACTTTCATGGAAGGATTGGGCGAGGAGGCAGAATAGTGTTTGATAGGTGGAATCCCCTAATGCATACCCCAGTGGATGGTGGTGACACTTTATATGTACCACCTAAACCTCGCCATTTAGCACATAACTGA
- the LOC105172483 gene encoding nuclear pore complex protein NUP160 yields MPEAAMDTTGGWRMAGMEVPLLSTDSIEWRQVSVPSSSSTSTANSTNHPLAKDFASCCAIGNPPSYFIWKTSVTQSNLLEILELRGHKEMSRIGLRLIFPDALFPFAFICKDESNFASGNHLVLYTLTISGVAYLIRLRNNFDYGTSSLVPTNEILEYNTQTQPYYGAITTVAATAGYLLIGRSDGSIACFQLGVIDPSASGFVSELRDDAGFGRLWGILSRNPALAAVQDLVISEVQQRKLLFVLHSDGILRVWDLSSRGKIFSHAMTVPTFTGAFVRLWVGEADNDTGIIPLALLHKQNLEVSTETIFLYGLHYNVGDRIPLSLEPSLKKISLGQGEPIDVKLSSNKVWILKEEGLIMQDLFSNDVKEGLAQYYTLQETLVADLLFQSSEHSSDDLLWLAYSAFSSSKEEITPFVSSVLLRALLSPGVHCSAVLRQTFGDYGKHFTDSDFGSFTVDDLKREILSVIEDQGGSGSPVSILQCWRTFCSRYVNNWCKYNVACGLLMDPLTGAVGLVRKNIISLCRGLEDVEHIIYGSFEEENKYISRGVDYSGDELDRKILFELLQCIRNVSQQLGKSSSAIFYESLLSSHVSSEEVVPRFLKILETGYSSSIAAIQISELGADTAWEKELSNHRNLRKFSTNMFLSLHALCHQAKSWGKVLDVVESYLKVLVPQKIVLDMDAEAIFHTNSSAIVQSTCQIAKVMFESVLDVLMLLSYMTSISGQINMSHDDVSRVKLELIPIIQETLTEWHIIHFFGTTPSESPAIEDFSYQLSSLQIDSNEHKRLWTGRLGKCDFSLAFILLLSIQSSSSELGNVSFSRLLNPSSLIGLSREFTSWIIWGRSGEESSVFFSNSIDLALVLLRHGQFNATEYLLTLVDAYSRKERIFESLQAVDGKLSALFHLLGCCLVAQTQRGLHGPVKDRKVGEALRCFFRAASMEGSSKALQSLPREAGWLRVDFSSSSSAAAWKLQYYQWVMQLFEQYNVSEAAYQFALAALEQVDEALGTLDSSYRENLGESVTTVKGRLWANVFKFTLDLNNYHDAYCAIISNPDEESKNICLRRYIIVLYERGAVKMLCNGQLPLIGLVEKVERELAWKAERSDVSTKPNPFKLLYAFEMHRHNWRRAASYIYVYSIRLRAEAAVKDHQVRALTLQERLNGLAAAINALQLVHPAYAWIDAPVDETPPDKENYPNKKARITKQEQSPPHDALPQKLPSYLDVEKLEKEFVLTSAEYLLSLANLKWTFTGNEKPSADLIDLLVESNSYDMAFTVILKFWNGSGLKRELEKVFIAMALKCCPSRLVPLLHGKDRKTHGLLLTSSQDEVVRDSIDAARTVQQLTGGSHWETLELYLDKYRSFHPRLPLIVAETLLSADSQIELPLWLVRHFKVGRNENSFGMTGNESNPASLFRLYVDYGRYAEAVNLLTEYMETLASVRPADVIRRKRSFAVWFPYTSVERLWCLLQESIKLGHRIDQCDKLKKSLHGVLLKHLNILKVDSDDVQSSAS; encoded by the exons GAAAACCAGTGTCACTCAGTCAAATTTGCTGGAGATCTTAGAACTACGTGGTCATAAAGAAATGTCAAGGATTGGACTGCGACTCATATTTCCTGATGCTCTCTTCCCATTTGCTTTCATTTGCAAAGATGAG AGCAATTTTGCTTCTGGAAATCATTTGGTGCTTTATACTTTGACAATCTCAGGGGTCGCGTACCTCATCAGATTGAGGAATAATTTTGACTATGGAACTTCTTCTCTTGTCCCGACTAATGAGATTCTCGAGTATAACACACAAACTCAACCTTACTATGGAGCAATAACAACAGTTGCAGCGACAGCAGGATATCTGTTGATTGGAAGGAGTGACGGATCTATTGCTTGTTTTCAGCTTGGCGTCATTGACCCTAGTGCTTCAG GGTTTGTGTCTGAATTGCGAGATGATGCTGGTTTTGGTCGATTGTGGGGCATATTGTCAAG GAATCCGGCGCTGGCCGCTGTACAGGATTTAGTAATATCAGAAGTGCAGCAGAGGAAGCTTCTTTTTGTGCTTCATTCTGATGGCATTTTACGAGTATGGGACCTTTCAAGCCGGGGTAAAATTTTCAGTCATGCAATGACAGTTCCGACATTTACAG GTGCATTTGTAAGGCTGTGGGTAGGAGAAGCTGATAATGATACTGGCATAATTCCTTTGGCTTTGCTGCATAAACAGAATTTG GAAGTGAGCACCGAAACAATTTTTCTATACGGACTTCATTATAATGTGGGAGACAGGATACCGTTGTCACTGGAGCCTTCATTGAAGAAAATCTCTTTGGGACag GGTGAACCTATTGATGTTAAACTTTCCTCGAACAAAGTGTGGATTCTCAAGGAAGAGGGACTCATAATGCAGGATTTGTTTTCTAACGACGTCAAGGA GGGATTAGCACAATACTATACTTTGCAGGAAACTCTTGTTGCTGACCTGCTATTTCAGAGTTCTGAGCATTCTTCAGATGATCTTCTTTGGCTTGCCTATTCAGCATTTTCGTCTTCAAAG GAGGAAATCACGCCATTTGTATCTTCTGTTTTACTGCGTGCATTGCTTTCCCCTGGGGTTCACTGCAGTGCTGTCCTGAGGCAAACGTTTGGAGATTATGGCAAGCACTTCACTGATTCAGATTTTGGTTCCTTCACTGTCGATGATCTGAAAAGGGAAATTTTGTCAGTTATTGAGGATCAG GGTGGAAGTGGAAGTCCGGTTTCCATTCTTCAATGTTGGAGAACGTTTTGTTCTcgttatgtaaataattggTGCAAGTACAATGTAGCGTGTGGTCTGCTCATGGATCCATTAACAGGTGCTGTTGGTTTAGTCAGGAAAAACATAATCTCTCTCTGCCGCGGGCTGGAGGATGTAGAGCATATCATCTATG GTTCATTCGAGGAAGAAAACAAGTATATAAGCCGAGGAGTGGATTATTCTGGTGACGAGCTTGATCGAAAGATTCTATTTGAGTTACTACAATGTATTCGAAATGTGAGCCAGCAGTTAGGCAAATCTTCATCAGCTATATTTTATGAGTCACTTCTTAGTTCTCATGTATCATCTGAGGAGGTTGTTCCTCGTTTTCTAAAGATTCTAGAAACTGGATATAGTTCTTCGATTGCAGCTATACAGATATCGGAACTGGGAGCAGATACTGCTTGGGAGAAAGAATTATCGAATCACAGAAACCTAAGAAAATTTTCTACAAATATGTTTTTGTCGCTTCATGCATTGTGCCATCAAGCTAAATCGTGGGGCAAGGTTTTGGATGTGGTTGAGAGCTACTTAAAGGTGTTAGTGCCTCAAAAAATTGTACTTGATATGGATGCTGAAGCAATTTTCCACACCAATAGTTCTGCAATAGTGCAATCCACTTGCCAAATTGCCAAGGTGATGTTTGAGTCTGTGTTGGATGTTCTTATGCTGCTAAGCTACATGACTAGCATCAGTGGGCAG atTAACATGTCACATGATGATGTTTCAAGAGTTAAACTCGAGTTAATTCCGATAATTCAAGAGACACTTACGGAATGGCATATTATCCATTTCTTTGGGACCACACCTTCTGAATCTCCTGCAATTGAAGATTTTAGTTATCAGCTTTCATCCTTACAGATTG ATAGCAATGAGCATAAAAGATTGTGGACTGGAAGGCTTGGGAAATGTGACTTTTCTTTGGCGTTTATCCTACTATTGAGTATACAAAGTTCCTCCAGTGAACTGGGCAACGTCTCTTTTAGCCGACTTCTGAATCCCAGCAGCTTAATTGGTCTAAGTCGGGAGTTCACCAGCTGGATAATTTGGGGAAGGAGTGGAGAAGAATCTTCTGTATTCTTCAGCAATTCAATTGATCTTGCGCTAGTCTTACTGAGACATGGACAGTTCAATGCCACAGAG TATTTGCTTACTCTGGTTGATGCATATTCACGGAAGGAGAGAATCTTTGAAAGCCTTCAGGCTGTGGATGGCAAGTTATCTGCACTCTTCCATCTTCTTGGATGTTGTCTTGTTGCTCAGACACAACGTGGATTGCATGGACCAGTTAAAGACAGAAAAGTTGGTGAAGCACTTCGCTGCTTTTTCAG AGCTGCATCAATGGAAGGATCTTCTAAAGCTTTGCAAAGTTTGCCACGTGAAGCGGGATGGTTGCGAGTTGATTTCA GCAGTTCTTCGTCAGCTGCAGCATGGAAACTTCAATACTATCAATGGGTGATGCAGCTATTTGAACAGTATAATGTGAGTGAAGCTGCTTACCAATTCGCTCTAGCTGCACTTGAGCAAGTTGATGAAGCTCTTGGCACACTAGATAGCAGTTACAGAGAGAATCTTGGAGAATCTGTGACTACAGTGAAGGGCAGACTTTGGGCGAATGTCTTTAAATTCACTTTGGATCTTAACAATTACCATGATGCATATTGtgcaataatttcaaatccaGATGAGGAAAGCAAGAATATCTGTTTGAGGCGTTACATCATAGTACTTTATGAGCGTGGTGCAGTAAAG ATGCTTTGTAATGGCCAGTTACCGCTGATTGGTTTAGTGGAGAAGGTAGAGCGTGAGCTTGCCTGGAAG GCAGAGCGTTCTGATGTTTCAACCAAGCCAAACCcttttaaattactttatgCATTTGAGATGCATAGACATAACTGGCGTAGAGCTGCAAGTTACATATACGTGTATTCTATCCGCTTGAGAGCTGAAGCAGCAGTAAAAGATCATCAAGTCAGGGCTTTAACTCTGCAAGAGAGGCTGAATGGTCTAGCTGCTGCCATTAATGCTCTGCAGCTTGTTCATCCTGCGTATGCGTGGATTGACGCCCCAGTTGATGAAACACCTCCTGATAAAGAAAACTATCCAAATAAAAAGGCGAGGATAACCAAGCAAGAACAAT CTCCTCCTCATGATGCTCTGCCTCAAAAGCTGCCATCTTATTTAGATGTTGAGAAACTTGAAAAGGAATTTGTTTTAACATCAGCAGAATACTTGCTCTCTTTGGCAAACCTCAAGTGGACCTTTACCG GAAATGAAAAACCATCAGCTGACCTTATTGATCTGTTGGttgaatcaaattcatatGATATGGCTTTTACGGTTATACTCAAGTTTTGGAATGGCTCAGGTCTTAAAAG GGAGCTGGAGAAAGTCTTTATCGCGATGGCACTGAAATGCTGCCCAAGCAGACTAGTCCCCTTATTGCATGG GAAAGATCGTAAAACACATGGTCTTTTGTTGACTTCATCACAAGATGAGGTAGTTCGTGATTCAATTGATGCAGCTAGAACAGTTCAACAATTGACGGGCGGTAGCCATTGGGAAACACTTGAACTCTATCTT GATAAATACAGGTCTTTCCATCCCAGATTACCATTAATCGTTGCCGAGACTCTTCTTTCTGCTGATTCACAAATTGAGCTACCACTTTGGTTGGTTCGACATTTCAAG GTTGGTCGAAATGAAAATAGTTTTGGAATGACTGGAAATGAGTCGAACCCGGCATCCCTATTTCGGTTGTATGTTGATTACGGTCGATATGCAGAGGCTGTTAATTTGTTGACTGAGTACATGGAAACCTTGGCATCAGTT CGGCCAGCTGATGTTATCCGTCGTAAAAGGTCATTTGCTGTTTGGTTTCCATATACTTCAGTTGAACGCCTATGGTGCCTGCTCCAGGAATCAATCAAACTGGGGCACAGGATTGATCAATGTGATAAGCTGAAAAAGTCATTGCATggggttttattgaagcatcTCAATATT CTGAAAGTGGACTCGGACGATGTTCAATCTTCTGCAAGTTAG
- the LOC105172482 gene encoding uncharacterized protein LOC105172482: MKTPNSTEEFEKKHDNSGGQVREDSEYVRLVISNEPGVAETDSESQWQSRKRSLIRWIKALLWFVITVIAVLIFIKWGVPFLAEKVLFPLLQWEATAFGRPVLALVLIGSLALFPVVLIPSGPSMWLAGMIFGYGLGFVIIMVGTTIGMVLPYLIGLTFRDRIHQWLKKWPQKAAMLRLAGEGSWFHQFKVVALFRISPFPYTIFNYAIVVTNMRFWPYLCGSVAGMIPESFIYIYSGRLIRTLADVKYRNHQLTPVEIIYNTISFIVAIITTIAFTIYARRTLNDLEVAEANGEVPTVHRSSSFELRKLPLEKFKAGFTMP; the protein is encoded by the exons ATGAAAACGCCCAATTCAACTGAGGAGTTTGAGAAAAAGCATGATAACAGCGGGGGTCAAGTACGGGAAGATAGTGAGTATGTAAGATTGGTTATATCAAATGAACCAGGGGTAGCTGAAACAGATTCAGAATCTCAATggcaatcaagaaaaaggtcTCTGATACGGTGGATCAAGGCCTTATTATGGTTTGTAATCACCGTAATAGCGGTTCTTATATTCATTAAGTGGGGAGTGCCCTTTCTTGCAGAGAAG GTTCTTTTTCCACTCTTGCAATGGGAAGCCACTGCATTTGGTCGTCCAGTGCTTGCACTTGTACTTATAGGTTCTCTGGCTTTGTTCCCTGTGGTTCTAATTCCTTCTGGTCCTTCCATGTGGTTGGCTGGGATGATTTTTGGATATGGCTTGGGGTTTGTCATAATCATGGTTGGAACAACCATTGGAATGGTCCTGCCATACTTGATCGGTTTAACCTTTCGTGACAGAATTCAT CAATGGTTGAAGAAATGGCCTCAAAAGGCAGCTATGCTAAGGTTGGCTGGAGAAGGAAGTTGGTTCCATCAATTTAAAGTGGTTGCACTTTTTAGGATTTCGCCATTCCCATACACAATCTTCAATTACGCTATTGTAGTGACAAATATGAGATTCTGGCCCTATTTATGTGGATCAGTTGCAGGGATGATACCAGAATCCTTCATTTACATCTACAg TGGTCGGCTAATAAGGACATTAGCAGACGTCAAATATAGGAACCACCAACTAACTCCAGTGGAGATCATTTACAATACCATTTCCTTCATTGTTGCAATCATCACTACAATTGCTTTCACCATCTATGCTAGGAGAACATTGAATGATCTTGAAGTGGCAGAGGCCAACGGGGAAGTCCCTACCGTCCATCGTAGCAGCAGTTTTGAGCTGCGCAAGCTTCCACTCGAAAAATTCAAAGCTGGTTTTACAATGCCTTAA